Within the Nocardioides aurantiacus genome, the region CCAGCCCGGCGCACGCCTCGGCCCGCAGCTCGCCGATGTCGCGGCCCTTCAGCGCCCGGTCCACCAGGCCCGGCACGACACGGTCCTCCCACCAGCCCATGCGGTCAATCATGCGCCGTGCCCTTCCGCGGCGCACGCGGCTGGGAGACCCTGGCGCCATGGCGTACGACGTGGAGCTGGCCGACCGCATCCGGGACGTGCTCGAGACGACCGACGACCTCGACGTGCCGAGCGAGGTGGTCGAGAAGCAGATGTTCGGGGGGCTGGGGTTCCTGGTCGGTGGCCACATGGCGGTGGCGGCGGGTTCCCGCGGCGACCTGATGATGCGCGTCGACCCCGACCGGGCGGGTGCGCTGCTCGCCGAGCGGCACGTGGAGCCGATGGTGATGGGCGGTCGGCCGGCAGAGGGCTGGCTCCGCGTCGCGGCCGAGGGCTGCCTCGAGGTCGACGACCTGCGGCGCTGGGTCGACGTCGGGCTGGAGCGGGTCCGGCAGCTGCCGCCCAAGCCCGGGAAGGGCTAGCCGCACGCACCGCCCGTGTCCTGCGTCCACGGCCCCGATCTACACGGCGGCCCCCCGCTACAGCAGCGCGACGAACGCCCCCAGCCCGGCGGTCACGACGAGGGTGCGGAGCACCCGGTCGGGGAGGCGGCGGCCGACGAAGGAGCCGGCGTACCCGCCCACGACCGACCCGACCGCCAGGAGCGCGATCACGCGCCAGTCCAGCGGGGCGAGGACGAGGAAGACCAGGGTGGCGACCAGGTTGCCGGCCATCACGGCGAGGGTCTTGAGGGCGTTGACGACCCGCAGCTCGATGTCGAGGCCGAAGCCGAGGACGGCCATCATCATCACGCCCGAACCGGCGCCGAAGTAGCCGCCGTAGACGCCCGTCAGCGTCGCGAACGCCGTCGTCGCCGGCGACATCGTGAGGCGGTCGGCGGCTCCTTCTCCGCGGCGGGCGCGGACCCGGGCGGAGACCCACGGCTGCACCCCGACGAGCACGGCGGTCATCAGCACCAGCCACGGGACGACCGCCTCGAAGACGCCCGGTGGCAGGGCGAGCAGCAGCAGCGCCCCCGCGACCGCGCCGACGGCGCACGTGGCCAGGACGGCGACCGCGACGCGGGGGTGGACCCGCAGCTCGCGGCGGTAGCCGAAGGACCCGCTCAGCGCCCCGGGCAGCAGCCCGACCGTGTTGGAGGCGTTGGCGGTGACGGGTGGGACGCCCAGCGCGACCAGGACGGGAAAGCTCGCGAGCGAGGCGACGCCGACGGTCGAGGTGAGCACGCCCGCCGCGAGCCCGGCGCCGAGGACGGCGAGGACCTCGAGCGGGCTCACCCGGTCGCGGGTCCGCGCAGCAGCGCGACGTCGCTGACCATCGCCACGTGGTCGTGCATCGCGGCCGCGGCGGCGGCGGGGTCGCCGGCGCGGATCGCCTCGGCGACGGCCCGGTGCCCGGCGAGGGAAGCGCGCGGCCGGTCGGGCTGCGAGAGCGACTCCAGCCGGGTCTCGCGGATCAGCTCGGAGATCTCCTCCATCAGCCGGGCCAGCAGCAGCGAGTGGGCGGCCGCCGTCACGGCGCCGTGGAACTGCTCGTCGCCGGCGACGCCGCGGCCTCCGGCCTCGACGTCGGCGGCCATGCCGGCCAGGGCGGCGTCGATGCGTGCGAGGTCCTCGTCGGTGCGTCGCTGCGCCGCGAGCGCCGCGAGCTTCGTCTCCAGGGCGTCGCGGGTGTCGATGATCTCGGGCAGCCGGTCGGCGTGGGCGCGGATCGCCTCGACGATGCGCGCCGCCCCGGCCCGGGTCACGACCGTCCCGTCGCCGTGCCGCACCGCGACCACGCCGATCACCTCGAGCGCGACCAGGGCCTGGCTCAGCGTCGCCCGGCTGACTCCCAGCCGGGTGGCGAGCTCGCGCTCCGGGGGGATCCGGTCGCCGGCCCGCAGCCCGTTCTCGGCGATCCACGCCGTGATCTGCTCGGCCACCTGCTCGTAGAGGCGGCTGCGGTTCAACCGGCCGGGAAACGCAGCGGGGGAGCGCTCGGTCATGACGGGAGTCTATTGACAACTGGACTGTTGGGCTATTGGCTAGGCCACTGATCCAGTACGTGACCCCGCTCACAGGGGCACGACGGCACAAGCAAAGGTGGTCGGTCGATGGGACCGGAATGGGTGGCGATCCTCGCCCTGGTAGCACTGTTCGTGATCGGCACGCTGCTGCCGATCAACATGGGGGCCCTGGCGTACGTCGCGGCCTGGCTGGTCGGCATGTACGCCCTCGACCTCGACGAGAAGACGATCCTCGGCGGCGTCAGCGGTGACCTGATCCTGACGCTGATCGGCGTGACGTACCTCTTCGCGATCGCGAGGAACAACGGCACCGTCGACCTGATCGTGCGCAGCGCGGTCCGGGCGGTCGGTGGGCGCGTCGCGCTGATCCCGTGGGTGATGTTCTTCGTGACCGCGCTGCTCACCGCCATCGGCGCGGCCAGCCCGGCCGCCTGCGCGATCATCGGACCGATCGCGCTCGGCTTCGCCGGCCGCTACAGGATCAGCCCGCTGATGATGGGCATGATGGTCGTCCACGGCGCGCAGGCCGGTGGCTTCTCGCCGATCAGCATCTACGGCACCATCACCAACTCGGTGATGGAGGGTGCCGGTCTCCCCTCGAGCGAGATCGCGGTGTTCCTGGCCAGCCTGGTCGTCAACTTCATCCTCGCGCTCGGGCTCTTCGTCGCCCTCGGAGGCCGCTCGCTGATGAGCCAGCGGCTCGACCCCGCGGACCCCGACACGCTGTCGGACGACCTGCACCGCGGTGGGGCGGCCATCCCGCAGCGCGGCTACGGCACCTCGACGGCGACCGGCACGAAGACCGCCAACCCCGGCGTGCGCCACGACCAGGTGCTCACCCTCGTCGCCTTCGTCGCGGTCGCCGTCATCGCGCTCGCCTTCGACAAGAACATCGGCTTCGTGGCCATCACGGCGGCGGTCCTGCTCAACATGCTCAGCCCCCAGCAGCACAAGGACGCCGTGAAGCAGATCGCCTGGCCCACCGTCCTGCTGGTGGCCGGCGTCAGCACCTACGCCACGGTGCTCACCACCGCCGAGGCACCGGAGTTCGTCGGGACCTGGGCCGCCGGCCTGGGCGCGGTCGCCATCGGTGCGCTGATCCTCTGCTACGTCGGCGGCGTGGTCTCGGCCTTCGCCAGCTCGACGGCGCTGCTGCCGGTGATCATCCCGATCGCGGTGCCGCTGATCGCGGACGGCGGCATCAACGCGGCCCTGTTCGTCGCGGCGTTGGCGGTGTCGTCCACCATCGTGGACGTGAGCCCCTTCTCGACCAACGGTGCGCTGATGCTGGCCAATCGGCCGGACACCGTCGAGGAGCCGGTCTACTACAAGCAGATCCTGACCTACGGCGTGCTCGTCACCCTGGTCGGACCCCTCCTCGTGTGGGCGGCACTCGTGCTGCCGGGATGGTGAACCCCGTGACCGACCCCTCCGCAGACCCCGCCGTCGGGCCCCTCTCCGACGTCCTCGTCGTCGACCTGTCCCGTGCCCTGGCCGGCCCGCAGGCCTCGATGATGCTGGGCGACCTCGGCGCCCGTGTGATCAAGGTCGAGGCGCCGGGCCACGGCGACGACACCCGCGGCTGGGGGCCGCCCTTCGTGGGCCCCGAGGACGACCGGCAGTCGACGTACTTCCTCTCGGCCAACCGCAACAAGGAGTCGATCACCCTCGACCTCAAGGCCGAGGCCGACCGTGAGGTGCTGCTGCAGCTGGTGGACCGCGCCGACGTGCTGGTGGAGAACTTCCGCACCGGCGTGCTCGACCGGCTCGGGCTGGGCTTCGAGCTGCTCCAGCAGCGCAACCCGCGCCTGGTGGTGCTCTCGGTGACCGGGTTCGGCCACGACGGCCCCGAGGGCGGCCGCGCCGGCTACGACCAGATCGCGCAGGGCGAGGCCGGGCTGATGTCCTTCACCGGCTCCGGGCCCGACGACCCGCAGCGCGTGGGCGTCCCGATCTCCGACCTGCTGGCCGGCATGTACGGCGCGTACGGCGTCCTCGCCGCGCTCCACGAGCGGGACCGCACCGGCGTCGGCACGGTGGTGCGGACCTCGCTGCTCGCTGCCACCGTCGGGGTGCACGCCTTCCAGGGCACCCGCTGGACCGTGGCCGGCGAGGTCGGCCGCGCGCAGGGCAACCACCACCCCTCGATCACGCCGTACGGGCTGTTCCACTGCCGCGACGGCGCGGTGCAGATCTCGGTCGGCAGCGAGGGGCTGTGGAAGCGGTTCTGCGCCGGCTTCGACGTCGACCCCGCCACCCCCGGCCTGGCCAGCAACCCCGAGCGGGTCGCGGCCAAGGACCGCGTGGTCGCGCTGGTCGAGGAGGTCTTCGCCGACTGGGACGCCGAGCCGCTGCTCGCCCGACTGGCCGAGATCGGCGTGCCCGCCGGCAAGGTGCGCACCGTGGACGAGGTCTACGCCTGGGACCAGACGCTCAGCCAGGGCCTGCTGGTCGACGTCGAGCACGCGGTGCTCGGCCGGGTCCAGCTGCCCGGACCGCCGCTGCGGTTCTTCGCCGGCGACGGCACCGAGGTCACCCGCACGCAGCACCAGGCCCCGCCCACGCTCGACGAGCACGGTGCCTCGGTCCGGCGGTGGCTGGAGGAGGACGCGTGACCAAGCGCTGGGGGGTGCGCGACCTGGTCGCGCTGGTGCTGGACCCCGACTCCTTCGAGTGCTGGGACGAGCCGGTCGACATCTCGGGCCACCCCGAGGCCTACCGCGCCGAGCTCGAGGCGGCCGCCGAGAAGGCGGGCACCGACGAGTCGGTGGTCACCGGACGCGGCCTGGTCCGCGGTCGGCCCGTCGCGGTCGTGGTCAACGAGTTCCGCTTCCTCGGTGGCTCGATCGGCCTGGCCGCGGCGCGGCGGATCGTGGCCGCCGTGCGCCGCGCCACCGCCGAGGGCCTCCCGCTGCTGGCCACCACCGCCTCGGGCGGCACGCGGATGCAGGAGGGCACGCCCGCCTTCTGGCAGATGGCCGAGATCTCCCGTGCCGTGATGGCCCACCGGGCCGCCGGCCTGCCCTACCTCGTCCACCTGCGCCACCCCACCACCGGCGGCGTCTTCGCGTCCTGGGGCTCGCTCGGCCACGTCACCGTCGCCGAGCCCGGCGCGCTGGTCGGGTTCCTCGGGCCCAAGGTCTACGAGGCGCTCAACGGCAGCTCCTTCCCCGACGGGGTGCAGCGCGCGGAGAACCTCGCCGCCCACGGCGTCATCGACGCGGTGGTCGCGACGTCAGCCCTGCCCGAGCTGGTCGACCGCACCCTTGCGGTGCTCGTCGACCCGCCGGTCGCCCCGGCCCTGGAGCCGCGCCGCGACGTCGCCGACCCCGTCGGGGTGTGGGACTCGGTGCTGCTCACGCGGTCCGACGAGCGGCTCGGCGTACGCGAGCTGACGAGGTACGCCGCCACCGACACCCTCGCGCTCGGAGGCACCCAGATGGGCGAGCGCGACGCCTCGGTGATCGTGGCGCTGACCCGGCTCGACGGGCAGCCGTGCGTGCTCGTCGGGCAGGACCGGCTGCGCCAGACCGCCACCACGCCGCTCGGCCCCGCTGCGCTGCGCGAGGCCCGCCGCGGGATGGCGCTGGCCGAGGAGCTGCGGCTGCCGCTCGTCACCGTCGTCGACACCCCCGGCGCCGAGCTGTCGCAGGCCGCCGAGGAGGGCGCCGTCGCCGGTGAGATCGCCCGCTGCATCGCCACCCTCACGACGTTGACCGTCCCGACCGTCTCGGTCGTCCTCGGCCAGGGCTGCGGCGGTGGCGCGCTCGCGCTGCTGCCGGCCCGCACCGTGGTGGCGACCAGCAACGCCTGGCTCTCCCCGCTGCCGCCCGAGGGCGCCAGCGTGATCCGCCACGGCGACGTCGACCACGCACCGGAGATGGCGGCGGCCCAGGGCGTGGACGCCGCCTCGCTGCTCGCCGCCGGCATCGTGCACCACGTGGTGCCCGAGCGCCCCGAGGACGGCCACGAGTCGCTGGCGAGGGCGGTCGTGGCGGTCGTCTCGCACGCCCTCGCCGACGCCTGAGCCCGCGGAGCGTCCTACGGGGTGGTCGTCACCGAAGCCACGCCGTATGACGTACGGCGCACGCGCTCGATGCGGGCGATCCGGACAGGTTGCCCTAGGCTGGTCCCACTAGGACCGTCCACCCGCTTCGGTCCTGACGCGTGTCGCAGCCTGACTCCCGCTCCTCGGAGCGCACGGGCTCCACGCCGACCGTTGCCCCGGACCGCCCAGGTCCCAGCGGCTTGTTGCGGGGACCACCACCTCTTCTGAGAGCGATATCCCTTTGTCTTCCTTCCCAGGCCTCGGCCTGCCCACGACCCTGTCCGACGAGCTCGCGCGCCAGGGCATCACCGACCCCACCCCGATCCAGGCGGCCACGCTGCCCGACTCCCTCAAGGGACGCGACGTCCTCGGCCGCGGCCGCACCGGCTCGGGCAAGACCCTGGCCTTCCTGCTGCCGATGGTGACCCGCCTCGCGGCGTCCGGTCGGCGTCGTACGGCGCGCAAGCCCCGCGCCCTGATCCTCGCCCCGACCCGCGAGCTGGTCTCGCAGATCGACGAGGCGCTGGCGCCGCTGGCCGCGCTCCACGGCCTCACCACCCGCACCGTCTTCGGCGGCGTGGGCCAGAACCCCCAGGTCCGCGCCCTGCGCGACGGCGTCGACGTCCTCATCGCCTGCCCCGGCCGGCTCGAGGACCTCATCCAGCAGGGCTTCGCCGACCTCTCGCAGGTCGAGATCACGATCCTCGACGAGGCCGACCACATGGCCGACCTCGGCTTCCTGCCCGCCGTGCGCCGCCTCCTCGAGGCCACGCCCCGCGGCGGACAGCGGATGCTCTTCTCCGCCACGCTCGACAACGCCGTCGGCGTGCTGGTCAAGCGCTTCCTCGTCGACCCGGCCGTGCACGAGGCCGACTCGGCGCAGTCGCCGGTGTCCCAGATGGACCACCACGTGCTGCACCTGCCGCGCGAGCAGCGGGTCCCGGTGCTGGTCGACCTGACCTCGGCGCCCGGCCGCACCGTGGTCTTCACCCGGACCAAGCACGGCGCCAAGGCGCTGGCCCGGCAGCTGAACTCCCGCGGCGTGCCCACGGTCGAGCTGCACGGCAACCTCGCCCAGAACGCCCGCACCCGCAACATGGAGGCGTTCCACTCCGGTCGCGCCACCACCCTGGTCGCCACCGACATCGCCGCCCGCGGCATCCACGTCGACGACGTCACCCTCGTGGTCCACGCCGACCCGCCGGCCGAGCACAAGGCCTACCTGCACCGCTCGGGCCGCACCGCCCGCGCCGGTGCCGCCGGGACCGTCGTCACCCTGATGACCGACCAGCAGGTGCGCGACGTCCGCGACCTCACCCGCGCGGCCGGCATCAAGCCCACCGTCACCAAGATCCCCGGCCCGGCGCACGCGCTGCTGCGCGACCTCGCCCCCGGCGAGCGCACCCTGGTCGAGGGCGGCCTCGTCGACGAGCGCCCGCAGGTCCGCCAGGGCTCCGGCCAGGGCGCCGGCCAGGGCGGCTCGCGCCCGCAGGGCGCCGGCGGCGGACGCCGTCGTCGCAGCGGCGGTCGCTCCGGCGGCCCCGGCGGCTCCGGCGGACAGGGCGGCCAGGGCGCCGCGACGAGCGGTTCCCGTCGCTCCGGAGGCGGCCAGGGTGCTCCCGCAGGCACGCGTTCCGGTGGGGGCGGCCGCGGCCGTCGCGCCGGTGCCCCCGCGGCGTCCGGCGGCTCGCACAGCGCCGCCGACTTCAGCCGTGGCCGCGCCCGCTGACGCACCACCGCACCTGCTCCACCCGACAGCCCCGGCCCCTCGGCCGGGGCTGTCGTGCGTCGGTGCTGGAATAGCCCGGTGCCGCGGCAGGTTGCCGCGGGCACCCCATCACCGGCTCCCCGGAGGACCCATGAACCTGCGCAACCTGCCCACCCGTCTCGCCGTCGGCGCGTTCGTGCTCCACTCCGGCATCGAGAAGTGGAGCGGCGACGAGGGCACCGCCCAGGCGCTGCACGGCATGGCGTCGGGCACCTACCCGGTGCTCAAGGACCTCAAGCCGACCACGTTCCTCTCGGCGCTGTCCGCCGGGGAGATGGCCGTGGGGGCCGCGCTCCTCGCGCCCGTCGTGTCGCCGACCGTCGCCGGTGCGGCGCTGACCGGGTTCTCCGGCGGCCTGATGGGCCTCTACTGGAACACCCCCGGCCTGCGGAAGCCCGGCACCCCGTGGCCGACCCAGGACGGTCTCGGCGTCAGCAAGGACGTCTGGATGCTCGGCATCGGCGTCGGCCTGCTGCTCGACGGCCTGACCCGCGGCGCCAAGAAGTCGGCCACGAAGGTCCTGCCCAGCAGCTAGTCCCGGTCGGGCTGCGGCAGGTTCTCGATCTCGAGGACCGGCAGCTCCTCGGCGGGCTCGTAGCCCCACAGCTGCGCCAGGAACGACAGCTCGAGCTCCGCGGCCCGGACGATCGCGTCCGGGTTGCGGAAGCCGTGTCCCTCGCCCGCGAACTCCACGAGGGCGACCGGCAGGTGCTTCTCGCGCAGACCCCGCGCCATCGCCCGGGCCTGCGACGGCGGCACGACCTTGTCCTCGAGGCCCTGCAGGAGCAGCAGCGGCGCGTCGATCCCGTCGACGTGGTGCAGCGGCGAGCGCTCCTCGTACGTCGCCCGCGCGGCCGGCCACGGCCCGATCAGGCCGTCGAGGTAGCGCGACTCGAACTTGTGCGTCTCCTGCGCCAGCAGCGAGGGGTCGGAGACGCCGAACAGGCTGACCCCGGCGGAGAAGGCGTCGTGGAAGGCGAGCGCGGCCAGCACGACGTACCCGCCCGCGGAGCCGCCCCGCACCCCGAGCCGCCGCCCGTCGACGACCCCGGTGTCGGCGAGGTGACGGGCACCCGCGACGACGTCCTCGACGTCCGCGACGCCCCACTGCCCGCGCAGCCGCTCGCGGTAGGCGCGGCCGTAGCCGGTCGAGCCGGCGTAGTCGACGTCGAGCACCGCGATGCCCCGGCTGGTGAAGAAGGTGTACGCCGCCCGCGGCACCGTCGTGGTGGCCGAGGTCGGGCCGCCGTGCGCGACGACCACCAGCGGCGGCAGCTCGTCCTCGGGGCCCCGGACGTCGGGGTGGGTCGGTCGGTGCAGGAAGCCGTGGGCCACGTCCCCGCCCGAGCCCGTCCAGCTGATCGCCTCGGCGCGGGCGAGGTACGCCGCGTCGGGCACCGTGCCGCGCACGGCCACCACCTCCAGGGAGGCGGCGTCTCCGTCGACGGCGACGGTGACCGCCGCCCAGCCCACGTCGGGAAGGCCGGCGTCGACGACGAGGCCACCGGCGTGGGTGGCCAGGCCGGACGCCGAGACCAGGGGCAGGTCGAGGTCGACCGGCACCGGGTCCGTGGCGCTCGGGTCGACCACGCTCAGCCGCGCCGTCCCGTCGACGTGGCGCACGCCGACCAGCCGGCCGTCGGGCAGCAGCGCGAGGGTGCGCGTCCGCAGCATCCACGCGGGGAGCCCCCACTCGGTGCCGGTGGGCGCGAGCGGCTGCGCGTCCCCGCCCGGGTCGGTGACGTCGACGAGGTGCGGCACCGCGAAGCCCTCGGACTCGGTGAGGAAGGCGAGCCGGTCGTCGTCGACCCAGACCGGCTCGACCGCGGTGCCGTCCTCGCCGCCCGCGACCAGGCGCGCCAGTCCGGGCGCCCCGGCGCCGTCGAGCTCGGCGACCAGCACGGACGCGGCGTCCCAGGGCATCGCGGGGTGCGACCACTGCACCCATGCCAGCCGCCGGCCGTCGGGGGAGAGGACCGGGTCGGAGACGAAGTCGGGCCGGGCCGGGTCGCCCGCGTCGTCGGCGTCCGGACGCGGCAGCGACCGGCGACGGCCGGCCACGACGACGTCGCCGAACCCGGGCTCGCCCTCGGGCTCCAGCGGCAGCCGCACCAGCTCGTTGAGCGGCTCGGCGTCGCGGTCGCGGTGGTCCTCTCGGACCACGAGCACGATCCCGCGGTCGAGGTCGACCAGCGGCGCGCCCCAGCGCACGGCCGCCCCGGTGGTCTCGCCGCTCAGGGGGCGGGGGGTGCCGTCGAGGCGCCACAGCCGCTGCGTGGTGAAGTCGACGGCGACCACGACGCCGCGCGCGACGGCGTACGCCCCGCCGCCGTACTCGTGGACGCGCGAGCGCACCGACATCCAGTCCGGCGAGACCTCGCCGACGGTCCCGGCGGCGTCGCGGCGGTGGAGCACCACGCGCGAGCCGCCGTCGGTGGTGGTGGCCAACCAGTAGACGTCGTCGCCGTCGGCGCGGGGCTCCGCCGCCACGCCGCCCCCCGCGACCAGGTCGCGGGCCGAGACGGGGGAGGGCCAGGAGCCGTGGGGGAGCACGTCGGTCGTCATCCCCCCATGGTGCTCGCGCGTCGTCACGGGGGCGGGCGCGGGGGTGGACGCGGGTGGCAGGCTGGGGCCATGGAGGTCCTGACGCCCCGTGACGTGCCGCTGGGCGGGCTGCGGGCGATGACGGTGCGTCGTACGCTGCCGCAGCGGCAGCGCAGCCTCATCGGCGCCTGGTGCTTCGTCGACCACTATGGCCCCGACGCCGTCGACGACTCGGGCGGCATGGTCGTGCCGCCACACCCGCACACCGGGCTGCAGACCGTGAGCTGGCTGTTCACCGGCGAGATCGAGCACCGCGACTCCGCGGGCCACCACGCGACCGTGCGTCCCGACGAGGTCAACCTGATGACCGCCGGGCGGGGCATCAGCCACAGCGAGTACTCCACCCCGGGCACCACCACCCTGCACGGCGCCCAGCTGTGGCTGGCGCTGCCCGACGGCCGCCGCGAGACCGACCCGGCCTTCGAGCACCACGCGCCCGAGCCGGTGACCGGTGACGGCTGGGAGGCGCGGGTCTTCCTGGGCTCCCTGCTGGGCTCCACCTCGCCCGTGCGGACGCACACGCCGCTGCTGGGCGCCGAGCTGCTGCTGGCCGCCGGTGCGTCGCTCGAGGTCGCCGTCGACCCGGCGTACGAGCTGGGGGTGCTGGTGGACACCGGCGCGGTGCGCGTCGGCGGGAAGCCGTTGGGCAAGGACGAGCTGGGCTACGTCGCCCCGGGCTCCGACACCCTCGCGCTGACCGCGGAGGTGCCCACCCGGCTGCTGCTCCTGGGCGGTGAGCCGTTCGGCGAGAAGATCGTGATGTGGTGGAACTTCATCGGTCGCGACCACGACGAGGTGGTCGCCCACCGCGACGCGTGGGAGGCCCGGCTGGACGCCGGCGACA harbors:
- a CDS encoding TfoX/Sxy family protein, whose protein sequence is MAYDVELADRIRDVLETTDDLDVPSEVVEKQMFGGLGFLVGGHMAVAAGSRGDLMMRVDPDRAGALLAERHVEPMVMGGRPAEGWLRVAAEGCLEVDDLRRWVDVGLERVRQLPPKPGKG
- a CDS encoding sulfite exporter TauE/SafE family protein, which encodes MSPLEVLAVLGAGLAAGVLTSTVGVASLASFPVLVALGVPPVTANASNTVGLLPGALSGSFGYRRELRVHPRVAVAVLATCAVGAVAGALLLLALPPGVFEAVVPWLVLMTAVLVGVQPWVSARVRARRGEGAADRLTMSPATTAFATLTGVYGGYFGAGSGVMMMAVLGFGLDIELRVVNALKTLAVMAGNLVATLVFLVLAPLDWRVIALLAVGSVVGGYAGSFVGRRLPDRVLRTLVVTAGLGAFVALL
- a CDS encoding FadR/GntR family transcriptional regulator gives rise to the protein MTERSPAAFPGRLNRSRLYEQVAEQITAWIAENGLRAGDRIPPERELATRLGVSRATLSQALVALEVIGVVAVRHGDGTVVTRAGAARIVEAIRAHADRLPEIIDTRDALETKLAALAAQRRTDEDLARIDAALAGMAADVEAGGRGVAGDEQFHGAVTAAAHSLLLARLMEEISELIRETRLESLSQPDRPRASLAGHRAVAEAIRAGDPAAAAAAMHDHVAMVSDVALLRGPATG
- a CDS encoding SLC13 family permease; this encodes MGPEWVAILALVALFVIGTLLPINMGALAYVAAWLVGMYALDLDEKTILGGVSGDLILTLIGVTYLFAIARNNGTVDLIVRSAVRAVGGRVALIPWVMFFVTALLTAIGAASPAACAIIGPIALGFAGRYRISPLMMGMMVVHGAQAGGFSPISIYGTITNSVMEGAGLPSSEIAVFLASLVVNFILALGLFVALGGRSLMSQRLDPADPDTLSDDLHRGGAAIPQRGYGTSTATGTKTANPGVRHDQVLTLVAFVAVAVIALAFDKNIGFVAITAAVLLNMLSPQQHKDAVKQIAWPTVLLVAGVSTYATVLTTAEAPEFVGTWAAGLGAVAIGALILCYVGGVVSAFASSTALLPVIIPIAVPLIADGGINAALFVAALAVSSTIVDVSPFSTNGALMLANRPDTVEEPVYYKQILTYGVLVTLVGPLLVWAALVLPGW
- a CDS encoding CaiB/BaiF CoA transferase family protein, translating into MTDPSADPAVGPLSDVLVVDLSRALAGPQASMMLGDLGARVIKVEAPGHGDDTRGWGPPFVGPEDDRQSTYFLSANRNKESITLDLKAEADREVLLQLVDRADVLVENFRTGVLDRLGLGFELLQQRNPRLVVLSVTGFGHDGPEGGRAGYDQIAQGEAGLMSFTGSGPDDPQRVGVPISDLLAGMYGAYGVLAALHERDRTGVGTVVRTSLLAATVGVHAFQGTRWTVAGEVGRAQGNHHPSITPYGLFHCRDGAVQISVGSEGLWKRFCAGFDVDPATPGLASNPERVAAKDRVVALVEEVFADWDAEPLLARLAEIGVPAGKVRTVDEVYAWDQTLSQGLLVDVEHAVLGRVQLPGPPLRFFAGDGTEVTRTQHQAPPTLDEHGASVRRWLEEDA
- a CDS encoding carboxyl transferase domain-containing protein, whose protein sequence is MTKRWGVRDLVALVLDPDSFECWDEPVDISGHPEAYRAELEAAAEKAGTDESVVTGRGLVRGRPVAVVVNEFRFLGGSIGLAAARRIVAAVRRATAEGLPLLATTASGGTRMQEGTPAFWQMAEISRAVMAHRAAGLPYLVHLRHPTTGGVFASWGSLGHVTVAEPGALVGFLGPKVYEALNGSSFPDGVQRAENLAAHGVIDAVVATSALPELVDRTLAVLVDPPVAPALEPRRDVADPVGVWDSVLLTRSDERLGVRELTRYAATDTLALGGTQMGERDASVIVALTRLDGQPCVLVGQDRLRQTATTPLGPAALREARRGMALAEELRLPLVTVVDTPGAELSQAAEEGAVAGEIARCIATLTTLTVPTVSVVLGQGCGGGALALLPARTVVATSNAWLSPLPPEGASVIRHGDVDHAPEMAAAQGVDAASLLAAGIVHHVVPERPEDGHESLARAVVAVVSHALADA
- a CDS encoding DEAD/DEAH box helicase, whose amino-acid sequence is MSSFPGLGLPTTLSDELARQGITDPTPIQAATLPDSLKGRDVLGRGRTGSGKTLAFLLPMVTRLAASGRRRTARKPRALILAPTRELVSQIDEALAPLAALHGLTTRTVFGGVGQNPQVRALRDGVDVLIACPGRLEDLIQQGFADLSQVEITILDEADHMADLGFLPAVRRLLEATPRGGQRMLFSATLDNAVGVLVKRFLVDPAVHEADSAQSPVSQMDHHVLHLPREQRVPVLVDLTSAPGRTVVFTRTKHGAKALARQLNSRGVPTVELHGNLAQNARTRNMEAFHSGRATTLVATDIAARGIHVDDVTLVVHADPPAEHKAYLHRSGRTARAGAAGTVVTLMTDQQVRDVRDLTRAAGIKPTVTKIPGPAHALLRDLAPGERTLVEGGLVDERPQVRQGSGQGAGQGGSRPQGAGGGRRRRSGGRSGGPGGSGGQGGQGAATSGSRRSGGGQGAPAGTRSGGGGRGRRAGAPAASGGSHSAADFSRGRAR
- a CDS encoding S9 family peptidase, with protein sequence MTTDVLPHGSWPSPVSARDLVAGGGVAAEPRADGDDVYWLATTTDGGSRVVLHRRDAAGTVGEVSPDWMSVRSRVHEYGGGAYAVARGVVVAVDFTTQRLWRLDGTPRPLSGETTGAAVRWGAPLVDLDRGIVLVVREDHRDRDAEPLNELVRLPLEPEGEPGFGDVVVAGRRRSLPRPDADDAGDPARPDFVSDPVLSPDGRRLAWVQWSHPAMPWDAASVLVAELDGAGAPGLARLVAGGEDGTAVEPVWVDDDRLAFLTESEGFAVPHLVDVTDPGGDAQPLAPTGTEWGLPAWMLRTRTLALLPDGRLVGVRHVDGTARLSVVDPSATDPVPVDLDLPLVSASGLATHAGGLVVDAGLPDVGWAAVTVAVDGDAASLEVVAVRGTVPDAAYLARAEAISWTGSGGDVAHGFLHRPTHPDVRGPEDELPPLVVVAHGGPTSATTTVPRAAYTFFTSRGIAVLDVDYAGSTGYGRAYRERLRGQWGVADVEDVVAGARHLADTGVVDGRRLGVRGGSAGGYVVLAALAFHDAFSAGVSLFGVSDPSLLAQETHKFESRYLDGLIGPWPAARATYEERSPLHHVDGIDAPLLLLQGLEDKVVPPSQARAMARGLREKHLPVALVEFAGEGHGFRNPDAIVRAAELELSFLAQLWGYEPAEELPVLEIENLPQPDRD
- a CDS encoding pirin family protein, translating into MEVLTPRDVPLGGLRAMTVRRTLPQRQRSLIGAWCFVDHYGPDAVDDSGGMVVPPHPHTGLQTVSWLFTGEIEHRDSAGHHATVRPDEVNLMTAGRGISHSEYSTPGTTTLHGAQLWLALPDGRRETDPAFEHHAPEPVTGDGWEARVFLGSLLGSTSPVRTHTPLLGAELLLAAGASLEVAVDPAYELGVLVDTGAVRVGGKPLGKDELGYVAPGSDTLALTAEVPTRLLLLGGEPFGEKIVMWWNFIGRDHDEVVAHRDAWEARLDAGDTSRFELPADDPMEPLHAPPLPGVRLRTRGP